A single Lolium perenne isolate Kyuss_39 chromosome 6, Kyuss_2.0, whole genome shotgun sequence DNA region contains:
- the LOC139832678 gene encoding uncharacterized protein, with product MNCYDATLGKPEGELTPAQEQVFQKTDRLFRAALLSVLGENIIEPYMSFTNGKDMWAALEAKFGVSDAGSELYIMEQFCDFKMTGDRSVVEQAHEIQALTKELEYFSCVLPDKFVAGKKARAKDTLARGAEGGSSANLVQKKNFKSHKFKNKGKFDGKSKFDWKNKPSQSTTFKKKTDKKKGSCHVCGDPEHWAPSCPNRYDSAKDGKGGKTANVVMGDVDMKDVGYGILPTVLSLCHSPDWWIDTGANIRGTQSVLMGNGSHASVHGVGTVDLKFTSGKTVQLKNVHHVPSINKNLVSGSLLCRDGYKIVFESNKFVLSKFGTFIGKGYECGGLFRHIGCL from the exons aTGAACTGCTACGACGCCACTCTTGGTAAGCCTGAGGGAGAGCTTACTCCTGCTCAGGAGCAAGTTTTTCAGAAAACTGACAGGCTGTTCAGGGCTGCTCTATTATCTGTACTTGGAGAGAACATTATTGAACCCTATATGTCCTTTACTAATGGCAAGGACATGTGGGCTGCTCTCGAGGCCAAGTTTGGGGTCTcggatgcaggcagtgaactgtacatcatggagcaATTTTGTGACTTCAAGATGACTGGTGATCGCTCAGTtgttgagcaggctcatgagatacaggcACTGACCAAGGAGCTTGAGTACTTCTCCTGTGTGTTACCGGACAAGTTTGTTGCCGGAA aaaaggcgagggcaaaagacacACTTGCTCGTGGTGCTGAGGGTGGTTCAAGTGCAAACTTGGTACAGAAAAAGAACTTCAAGTCCCACAAGTTCAAGAACAAGGGAAAGTTTGATGGCAAGAGCAAGTTCGACTGGAAGAACAAGCCCTCACAGTCCACTACTTTCAAGAAGAAGACTGATAAGAAGAAAGGTTCCTGTCATGTGTGCGGTGATCCTGAGCATTGGGCTCCTAGCTGCCCCAACCGTTATGACAGCGCCAAAGATGGGAAGGGCGGCAAGACCGCCAATGTTGTCATGGGCGATGTTGATATGAAGGATGTTGGTTATGGTAtattacctactgttctttcATTATGTCattctcctgattggtggattGACACGGGCGCTAAT ATCAGAGGGACTCAGTCCGTGCTGATGGGGAACGGCTCGCATGCTTCTGTTCATGGTGTTGGTACGgtcgatctgaagttcacttcgggaaaGACCGTGCAACTGAAGAACGTGCATCATGTTCCCTCAATAAATAAGAATCTTGTTAGCGGATCCCTTCTATGTCGTGATGGCTACAAGATTGTTTTCGAGTCCAATAAGTTTGTACTTTCTAAGTTTGGTACTTTTATTGGTAAAGGATATGAGTGTGGaggtttattccgtcacatcggatgtttgtaa